Proteins co-encoded in one Macrobrachium nipponense isolate FS-2020 chromosome 24, ASM1510439v2, whole genome shotgun sequence genomic window:
- the LOC135204804 gene encoding adhesion G-protein coupled receptor D1-like, translated as MTSSDLNWALGLTVLLGLAAVTQTADVDGGWSPWSDMKTPCSKTCQGGTQTKVRSCTNPAPEGNGKLCVKEDKTLTAGAEWHTTPCNTQACWVNEWSDWYNCSKVCGRGIKSRFAMCGNETCTGAQYKVEKEPCNTWVKNTSICPSPCIGKACPDYAICRDESTNEDPIANCVCTMGFTMHSSGKCVRPNHPHPPPPPGQVTDLPPAQKVVATVISKTASTIIIVMVSITLALFLILRIFTPDRIIQMNMEIALLCAHVMLMFPTSIVNYPNFCRAVSIFVHFFFTACFLFMMLEALHMYAFVGHVVKKDGMLSKVQNTLVGWGMAMFIVLCSMCFEFNNYGGKYHCWLQMDTPLVYGQYVPVIVIMVITLTLIEAAGAADFKQMKDIDEAQLLSAKFSQRTNLIIMPLVFSHWVVGMMSEYEQNMPLYSIFSILNGVTGVVVFLLHCFNNQQVREKMKGCFNKLRGKSKT; from the exons ATGACGTCATCGGACCTGAATTGGGCCTTAGGCCTTACGGTCCTATTAGGCCTAGCTGCTGTGACGCAGACCGCAG ATGTGGATGGGGGCTGGAGCCCCTGGTCGGACATGAAGACGCCCTGCAGCAAGACATGCCAGGGGGGTACGCAGACGAAGGTCAGGTCCTGTACCAATCCCGCCCCCGAAGGCAACGGGAAGCTCTGCGTTAAGGAGGACAAGACGCTCACTGCAGGCGCGGAGTGGCACACCACTCCTTGTAATACCCAGGCATGTTGGG TGAACGAGTGGTCAGACTGGTATAACTGCTCCAAAGTGTGCGGACGCGGGATCAAGAGTCGGTTTGCCATGTGTGGAAATGAGACTTGCACAGGCGCCCAGTACAAGGTGGAAAAGGAACCGTGTAATACGTGGGTCAAGAACACCAGCATATGCCCGA GTCCTTGCATTGGGAAGGCGTGTCCTGACTACGCAATATGTAGGGACGAGTCGACCAACGAGGACCCTATAGCCAATTGCGTGTGCACCATGGGGTTCACGATGCACTCGTCTGGGAAATGCGTCA GACCcaaccacccccacccacccccaccccctggcCAAGTTACCGACCTGCCCCCTGCCCAGAAGGTGGTGGCGACTGTGATCTCCAAGACAGCCTCGACCATCATCATCGTGATGGTGTCCATAACCCTGGCCCTGTTCTTGATCCTGCGCATCTTCACGCCCGACCGCATCATCCAGATGAACATGGAGATCGCCCTGCTCTGTGCTCACGTCATGCTGATGTTCCCGACCTCCATCGTCAATTATCCT AACTTCTGCCGCGCCGTGTCGATCTTCGTCCACTTCTTCTTCACCGCCTGCTTCCTCTTCATGATGCTGGAGGCGCTCCACATGTACGCGTTCGTGGGCCACGTCGTCAAGAAGGATGGGATGCTGTCCAAGGTCCAGAATACCCTCGTGGGCTGGGGGATGGCTATGTTCATCGTCCTTTGCTCCATGTGCTTCGAGTTCAACAACTATGGCGGCAAATACCA CTGCTGGCTCCAAATGGACACCCCACTCGTGTACGGGCAGTACGTCCCCGTCATCGTCATTATGGTCATCACCCTGACACTCATCGAGGCTGCTGGAGCCGCTGACTTCAAGCAAATGAAAG ACATCGACGAGGCACAGTTGCTGAGCGCCAAGTTCTCGCAGCGCACAAACCTGATCATCATGCCCTTGGTCTTCTCTCACTGGGTCGTGGGGATGATGTCGGAGTACGAACAGAACATGCCCTTGTACAGCATCTTCTCCATTCTTAACGGGGTCACTGGCGTCGTCGTGTTCTTGCTCCACTGCTTCAACAACCAGCAG GTCCGGGAAAAGATGAAAGGCTGCTTCAACAAACTAAGAGGAAAATCAAAGACCTAA